The genomic DNA CAGACTGGTGTGGGTAAGCTGGGTACTGGTGTAGAGATTCTGGGCTTTGGTTATCAAGTTCAGAAGGTAGGCGCAAAAAATGCGATCGCTTCTCTCTGGTCTGTCGATGATGCTGGGACGCAAGCACTAATGGAGACTTTTTACAAAGAACTCAAAAAAGGTGATATTTCGCCAACTGAGGCATTAAGCCAACTGAGGCATTAAATAGAGCGCAAATTTCTCTAATTAAATCATCGAAGTTCAATCATCCCAAATACTGGTCAGCTTTCTTTGCGATCGGTAATGGGCTGTGAAACAAACTATGATTCTAGAAAAACGCCTATCTTGCGAAACTTTTGATAGCGTAGCTCTTGTAAATCTTCCACTGGTAATTTACTTAGGCGATCAAGATTCTCGACGATTGCGGCTTTCAGATTTTCAGAAGCTTTTAATGGCTGTCGATGTGCCCCACCTAGAGGCTCATCAATCACATAATCGACAATGCCTAAACGCTTCAGATCGGGAGCCGTAATTTTTAAAGCTTCAGCTGCTTTTCCTGCTTTTGCAGCGTCGCGCCAGAGAATAGCCGCACAAGCCTCAGGAGTCGCTACGGTATAAACCGAGTTTTCAAACATCATGATGTGATCGCCAATGCCGATCCCCAAGGCTCCGCCCGAGCCGCCTTCTCCAATCACCGTGCAGATAATTGGGACAGCTAACCCAAACATTTGCCGTAAATTTGCCGCGATCGCCTCGCCTTGCCCCTGCTCTTCTGCCGATACTCCAGGATATGCCCCAGGGGTATCAATCAGGGTAATAATCGGCAATTTAAACCGATTAGCATGATCCATCAGTCGCGCCGCCTTGCGATATCCCCCAGGAGAAGCCATAC from Pseudanabaena sp. BC1403 includes the following:
- a CDS encoding acetyl-CoA carboxylase carboxyltransferase subunit alpha, with the protein product MADRQILLDFEKPIVELENRIAQIRELANDNDVDMFEQIQLLEQRAELLRREIFTGLGAMQRMQIARHPRRPSTLDYVQAITDEWMELHGDRRGNDDPALVGGIARINDRPVVILGHQKGRDTKDNMTRNFGMASPGGYRKAARLMDHANRFKLPIITLIDTPGAYPGVSAEEQGQGEAIAANLRQMFGLAVPIICTVIGEGGSGGALGIGIGDHIMMFENSVYTVATPEACAAILWRDAAKAGKAAEALKITAPDLKRLGIVDYVIDEPLGGAHRQPLKASENLKAAIVENLDRLSKLPVEDLQELRYQKFRKIGVFLES